A single region of the Lactobacillus isalae genome encodes:
- a CDS encoding carboxymuconolactone decarboxylase family protein, with amino-acid sequence MFREDAKNIHEKILKDNDPEAWERISHFTFEEVQDDVDLPNKTKLLSNLAYLLGMQGLEEYRLMLPVALDNGVSPVEAKEVVYQAVDYLGLGRVMPFFEVTNTILLDRGEKLPLPKQATTTMDDRLEKGEETQMRLFGPQMKDFAKKGIINKWLVDNCFGDYYTRKGLDDKEREMITFCYLAAQGGCEPQLLAHAKANVGLGNDQQFLTKVVLANVPFIGYPRSLNAINVINQVK; translated from the coding sequence ATGTTTAGAGAAGATGCAAAAAATATTCATGAGAAAATTTTAAAAGATAATGATCCTGAAGCTTGGGAAAGAATTAGTCATTTTACATTTGAAGAGGTACAAGATGATGTTGATTTGCCAAATAAAACCAAATTACTTTCTAATTTAGCATATTTGCTGGGGATGCAAGGTTTAGAAGAATATCGTTTAATGTTACCAGTTGCATTAGACAATGGCGTAAGTCCAGTTGAGGCAAAGGAAGTTGTTTATCAAGCAGTAGATTATCTTGGTTTAGGAAGAGTAATGCCGTTTTTTGAAGTAACCAATACAATTTTGCTTGATCGTGGTGAAAAATTACCTTTACCAAAACAAGCCACAACCACCATGGATGACAGACTTGAAAAAGGCGAAGAAACTCAAATGAGATTATTTGGACCTCAAATGAAAGATTTTGCCAAAAAGGGAATTATTAACAAGTGGTTAGTAGATAATTGTTTTGGAGATTATTACACAAGAAAAGGTCTTGATGACAAAGAACGAGAAATGATCACGTTTTGTTACTTAGCTGCTCAAGGTGGTTGTGAACCACAATTATTAGCTCATGCTAAGGCAAATGTTGGTTTAGGAAATGACCAGCAATTTTTGACAAAGGTGGTTTTAGCCAATGTACCATTTATCGGTTATCCACGTAGCTTAAATGCAATTAATGTAATTAATCAAGTAAAGTAA
- a CDS encoding glycosyltransferase family 4 protein: MNIGLFTDTYFPQLSGVATSIQTLKNALEKDGHSVFIFTTTDPHLGKGTIEPNIFRVSSVPFVSFTDRRIPVRGLFQATKIAKEVKLDIVHTQTEFGMGMIGKYVAHSLDIPAIHTYHTMYEDYLHYVLNGHLLKPYHVKQITKAYLHKMDGVVAPSERVKETLTRYGVTIPMRVIPTGVDLTAINENPRRDVRKELGLSSEDKVILTLSRVAAEKKIDQILDVLPEILEKEPNVKFVIAGDGPDMQPLKDQVARLSLEDCVTFAGSVEHSDVGNYYRMADLFVSASDTETQGLTYIEALAAGTKSVVYSTDYTEHVFDNKELGSTFTTKSEMKNEIIDYLNENQFTIPDDIKEKKLIDVSAATFAHKIEDFYQDAIKNKQKTEVNYD, encoded by the coding sequence ATGAATATTGGGTTATTTACCGATACATATTTCCCTCAGCTTTCTGGGGTGGCCACTTCAATTCAAACTTTGAAGAATGCTCTTGAGAAAGACGGACATTCAGTTTTTATTTTTACTACGACTGATCCTCACTTAGGCAAGGGAACTATTGAGCCAAATATTTTTCGAGTTAGCAGCGTGCCTTTTGTTTCCTTTACTGATAGAAGAATTCCAGTTCGTGGGCTTTTTCAAGCAACCAAGATTGCTAAAGAAGTGAAACTAGATATTGTACATACTCAAACTGAATTTGGGATGGGCATGATAGGAAAATATGTTGCGCATTCGTTAGATATTCCCGCTATTCATACTTACCATACTATGTATGAAGACTATCTACATTATGTATTGAATGGCCATTTGTTAAAGCCGTATCATGTTAAACAAATTACTAAGGCTTATCTTCACAAAATGGATGGTGTCGTTGCCCCAAGTGAACGTGTTAAAGAAACATTAACACGTTATGGGGTTACAATTCCAATGAGAGTAATTCCGACTGGTGTTGATTTAACTGCTATTAATGAAAATCCGCGTCGTGATGTTCGGAAAGAATTAGGGCTTAGCTCAGAGGATAAAGTTATCCTTACCTTGAGTCGAGTTGCGGCCGAAAAAAAGATAGATCAGATTTTAGATGTATTACCTGAAATTTTAGAAAAAGAACCTAATGTGAAATTTGTTATTGCAGGTGACGGTCCAGATATGCAGCCATTAAAAGATCAGGTTGCAAGACTATCATTAGAAGACTGTGTAACTTTTGCAGGTAGTGTGGAGCATAGTGATGTAGGAAACTACTATCGAATGGCTGATTTATTTGTATCTGCAAGTGATACTGAAACACAAGGATTGACTTATATAGAAGCATTAGCTGCGGGAACAAAGAGTGTTGTATACAGTACCGACTATACGGAGCATGTTTTTGATAATAAAGAATTGGGGAGTACTTTCACTACTAAAAGTGAAATGAAAAATGAAATTATTGATTATTTAAATGAAAATCAATTTACTATCCCTGATGATATAAAGGAAAAGAAGCTAATTGATGTATCGGCTGCTACTTTTGCACATAAAATAGAAGATTTTTATCAAGATGCTATTAAAAATAAACAAAAAACTGAGGTAAATTATGATTAG
- the adhE gene encoding bifunctional acetaldehyde-CoA/alcohol dehydrogenase, with the protein MIDGYVEKAHVALDEMADFDQEQVDKICEAIASAGEQNSYLLAKMAVEETGRGVVEDKTIKNMFASENIWNSLRHEKTVGVIEEDKEKQLVKIAEPKGVIAGVTPVTNPTSTVIFKAMLALKTRNAIIFGFHPQAQKSCVKTGEIIREAAVKAGAPKDAIQWIEYPSLEATSALMNHPNVQTILATGGPGMVKAAYSSGKPAIGVGPGNGPSYIEKTANIPESVYDIVLSKTFDNGMICSSENSVVVDEEIYNKVKDEFKSWNCYFLKPDEIKKFEEKFIDPKRGTVAGPVAGRSAYQIAKLCGVDVPEDTKVIIAEYKGVGKKYPLSAEKLSPVFTMYKAKDHEDAYKICTDLLNYGGRGHTAGVHSQDEKVIDDFSMKMDACRILVNSPASVGGVGDLYNNMLPSLTLGTGSYGANTFSHNIGARDLLNIKTVAKRRDNMQWIKVPKKTYFEHNAANYLKHMPDVERFFIVTDEGVASKYINEITDIISQRRGKKSYEVFQAVTKDPDTDIIADGVHRMNIFKPDVVIAVGGGSVMDAAKAMRLFYENPDMSFEDAYSKFLDIRKRTVRFPKYNAIQLVCIPTTSGTGSEVSPFSIIKDAKTGIKHTLCDYSLNPDVAIVDDQFVETMPKELIARSGFEALAHAVESYVSTMATDFTRGWSMEAIKLIFENLEKSYNGDQSARSRMHNAATLAGMAYANAFLGVGHAIAHTESSEFGIPSGLSDAIAMPYVIRFNSKKPRKLAMRPHYSTFRADKDYAEIARSLGLKGNTDQELVDALIKKVVELGHGVGMKLSLKANGVSEADFNNKVEEMAVEAYGDQNVVTNPSALLISEIKDLMKETYTGKGIEA; encoded by the coding sequence ATGATTGATGGCTATGTTGAAAAAGCACATGTTGCTTTAGATGAGATGGCTGATTTCGATCAAGAACAAGTTGATAAAATTTGTGAAGCAATTGCAAGTGCAGGAGAACAAAATAGCTACTTACTTGCAAAGATGGCAGTTGAAGAAACTGGTCGTGGTGTAGTAGAAGACAAGACTATTAAAAATATGTTTGCTAGTGAAAATATTTGGAATAGTCTTCGTCATGAAAAAACTGTAGGTGTTATCGAAGAAGATAAAGAAAAGCAATTAGTTAAAATCGCAGAACCTAAAGGTGTAATCGCTGGTGTAACTCCAGTTACTAATCCAACCTCAACTGTAATCTTTAAAGCAATGCTTGCTTTAAAAACTAGAAATGCTATTATTTTTGGTTTCCACCCACAAGCACAAAAGAGTTGTGTAAAAACTGGTGAAATCATTCGTGAAGCTGCAGTTAAGGCAGGTGCTCCTAAAGATGCTATTCAATGGATTGAATATCCAAGCCTTGAAGCAACTAGTGCTTTAATGAATCATCCAAATGTTCAAACGATTTTGGCCACCGGTGGTCCTGGAATGGTTAAGGCAGCTTATTCATCTGGAAAACCTGCTATTGGTGTTGGTCCTGGTAATGGTCCTTCTTACATTGAAAAGACTGCTAATATTCCGGAATCTGTTTATGACATTGTTTTATCTAAAACTTTTGATAACGGAATGATTTGTTCATCTGAAAACTCTGTAGTAGTTGATGAAGAAATTTATAACAAAGTAAAAGATGAATTTAAGTCTTGGAATTGTTATTTCTTAAAACCAGACGAAATCAAGAAGTTTGAAGAAAAGTTTATTGATCCTAAGCGAGGCACAGTTGCTGGTCCTGTTGCTGGTCGTTCAGCTTATCAAATTGCCAAATTATGTGGTGTAGATGTTCCAGAAGATACTAAGGTAATCATTGCTGAATATAAAGGTGTAGGTAAAAAGTATCCTTTATCTGCTGAAAAACTTTCTCCAGTGTTTACTATGTATAAGGCTAAGGATCATGAAGATGCTTATAAGATTTGTACTGACCTTCTAAATTATGGTGGTCGTGGACATACTGCTGGTGTTCATTCTCAAGATGAAAAGGTAATTGATGACTTTTCAATGAAGATGGACGCATGTCGTATCTTAGTAAACTCTCCTGCCTCAGTTGGTGGTGTTGGTGATTTATACAACAACATGCTTCCTTCTCTTACTTTAGGAACAGGTTCATACGGTGCAAATACTTTCTCACACAATATTGGTGCTAGAGACTTGCTTAACATTAAAACAGTTGCAAAGCGTCGCGATAATATGCAATGGATTAAGGTACCAAAGAAAACATATTTTGAACACAATGCAGCTAACTATTTAAAGCATATGCCTGATGTTGAAAGATTCTTTATTGTGACTGATGAAGGTGTAGCAAGTAAGTATATTAATGAAATTACTGACATTATTAGTCAACGTCGTGGAAAGAAGAGTTATGAAGTCTTTCAAGCAGTAACTAAGGATCCAGACACTGATATAATTGCAGATGGTGTTCACAGAATGAATATCTTTAAGCCTGATGTAGTTATTGCAGTTGGTGGTGGGTCTGTAATGGATGCAGCTAAAGCAATGCGGTTGTTCTATGAAAATCCAGATATGAGTTTTGAAGATGCCTATTCAAAATTTTTGGATATTAGAAAAAGAACAGTAAGATTTCCAAAATATAATGCTATTCAATTAGTATGTATTCCAACTACTTCAGGTACTGGTTCAGAAGTATCCCCATTTTCAATTATTAAAGATGCTAAGACTGGAATTAAGCACACTCTTTGCGATTATTCTTTGAATCCAGATGTTGCAATTGTTGATGATCAATTTGTAGAAACTATGCCTAAAGAATTAATTGCTCGTTCTGGTTTTGAAGCTTTGGCTCATGCAGTAGAAAGCTATGTTTCTACAATGGCTACTGACTTTACTCGTGGTTGGTCAATGGAAGCTATTAAATTGATTTTTGAAAACTTGGAAAAATCATATAATGGCGACCAAAGCGCAAGAAGCAGAATGCATAATGCTGCTACCTTAGCTGGAATGGCATATGCGAATGCCTTCTTAGGAGTAGGACATGCAATTGCTCATACTGAATCATCTGAATTTGGTATTCCTAGTGGCTTGAGTGATGCTATTGCAATGCCATATGTAATTAGATTTAATTCTAAGAAGCCAAGAAAGCTTGCTATGCGTCCACATTATTCAACTTTCAGAGCTGATAAAGATTATGCTGAAATCGCTCGTAGCTTAGGATTGAAGGGTAATACTGATCAAGAATTAGTTGATGCCCTAATCAAGAAAGTTGTTGAACTTGGACATGGCGTAGGAATGAAATTGAGCCTTAAGGCTAATGGAGTTAGTGAAGCTGACTTTAATAATAAAGTTGAAGAGATGGCTGTAGAAGCTTATGGAGATCAAAATGTAGTAACTAATCCTTCTGCTTTGTTAATTAGCGAAATTAAGGATTTGATGAAAGAAACTTATACAGGAAAGGGCATAGAAGCCTAA
- a CDS encoding amino acid permease: MSKNSSESSEVKTMKRSLTNAHIQLIALGGTIGTGLFLGVGNSIELAGPAVIFIYCLVGFFLFLLMRALGELILSDIKKNTYIDFITEYLGKSIGTTTGYLYWFSWLTLAMAEITALGIYFQYWWPHLQSWIPGLITLIVLLAINLISARVFGNLEFSFAIIKIVTIIAFVILVFYLLITNASTKYGHVGWNNMMVDGGIFAKGPKGFLLGFQMVIFSFIGVELIGLTAAEAKEPKKTITRAIDQLPVRIILFYVLAILSILLAIPWDKVTTSSSPFVQALGATGIKNAGSIINFVVISAAISSTNSFIYSAGRLLFSINYNGKNKLSKHLGTLNHRQLPKNALIFSTVLIALAPLLNFFLKDAFTFISATATSMFLLIWSIMIITHMTYRKKTPKDELPSFKMPLYPLSDVAVLTFFIAMIVVLLIFPNYRIPMISAGIIFIILVGITHLIQKKN, translated from the coding sequence ATGTCAAAAAATAGCTCAGAATCATCTGAGGTTAAAACTATGAAGCGTAGTTTAACAAATGCCCATATTCAACTAATTGCATTAGGAGGAACCATTGGGACTGGGCTTTTTCTGGGAGTTGGCAACAGTATTGAACTGGCTGGCCCAGCAGTAATTTTTATATATTGCTTAGTAGGTTTCTTTCTTTTCCTTTTAATGAGGGCGCTGGGAGAATTGATACTTTCAGATATTAAAAAGAACACATATATTGATTTTATTACAGAATACCTAGGAAAAAGCATTGGAACCACGACAGGATATTTGTATTGGTTCAGTTGGCTTACACTAGCGATGGCTGAAATCACGGCTCTAGGAATTTATTTTCAATATTGGTGGCCTCATCTACAAAGTTGGATTCCTGGATTAATTACATTAATAGTTTTACTAGCAATCAATCTAATTTCCGCTCGTGTATTCGGAAACTTAGAATTTAGTTTTGCAATTATTAAAATAGTAACAATTATTGCATTTGTTATTTTAGTTTTTTATTTATTAATAACGAATGCTTCCACAAAATATGGTCACGTTGGTTGGAACAATATGATGGTTGACGGTGGTATCTTTGCAAAGGGACCTAAGGGCTTTTTATTAGGTTTCCAAATGGTAATCTTTAGTTTCATTGGCGTTGAACTAATTGGTTTAACTGCTGCTGAAGCAAAAGAACCTAAAAAAACCATTACTCGTGCAATCGACCAATTACCAGTCAGAATTATACTATTTTATGTTCTTGCTATTCTAAGTATTCTTTTAGCTATCCCTTGGGATAAAGTTACAACTTCTAGTTCACCTTTTGTTCAAGCATTAGGCGCAACAGGAATTAAGAATGCAGGTTCAATAATTAATTTTGTTGTAATAAGTGCTGCGATTTCATCAACAAATAGTTTTATCTATAGTGCAGGACGTCTATTATTTTCAATAAATTACAATGGAAAAAACAAATTAAGTAAACATTTGGGAACTCTGAATCATCGGCAGCTACCTAAAAATGCTTTAATTTTTTCAACAGTTTTAATTGCTTTGGCACCACTCTTAAATTTCTTTTTAAAAGATGCTTTTACCTTTATCTCTGCTACCGCAACGAGCATGTTTTTACTAATTTGGTCAATAATGATTATTACTCATATGACTTATCGTAAAAAGACACCTAAAGATGAATTACCTTCATTTAAAATGCCACTTTATCCTTTATCTGATGTAGCAGTTTTAACGTTCTTTATAGCTATGATAGTTGTATTATTAATATTCCCAAATTATCGTATTCCAATGATTAGCGCAGGAATAATATTTATAATCCTAGTAGGTATAACACACCTAATACAAAAAAAGAATTAA
- a CDS encoding LTA synthase family protein — MGRLKASYNWLTKTKLGFFTVVVVFFWIKTYLTYITKFNLGVVGSMQKFLLLINPLPTAILLIGIGLFFKGRKSYWIMVIIDFLLSLWLFSNILYYREFSDFLSTSIIKTSGSTSDNLGKSIAGITKGTDFLVFLDVVIIVLLIAFKVFKIDIRRLKLKVSLLIEGLAVVLIGTNLTMAQKDRSGLLTRTFDNNYIVKYLGLNAFAVYDGVKTAQNNAIMAKANHSDLKTVQSYIKKNYIAPNPEYYGVAKNKNVLVIHLESFQQFLIDYKWQGKEVTPNLNKLYHANDTISFDNFFNQVGQGKTSDAEMMLENSIFGLQSGSAMSSYGTSNTFESAPAILGQKSGYTSAVMHGGAGSFWNRDNAYKSFGYDYFMPLSYYQNKKGYYLGYGIKDKLFFDQSIKYIEHLPQPFYLKMITVTNHYPYDLDKKNQSIDKTDTGDKTVDGYVQTAHYLDEAIGELMSYLKKSGLEKNTLIMLYGDHYGISGNHHKASAQLLNKDSFNNFDNLQFQRVPLMFHMPGLKGGINHTYGGEIDVRPTLFNLLGINDQNMIQFGHSLLSKNAPQIVAQRNGDFITPKYSKVEGSYYYTQSGKRITHPSKKVKSQLASISNTVTTELSLSDRVITGNLLRFYKPDGFEYVKRKNYSYKKSDSLKRLRKAEKKSKNSVWYQNGKKTTQNDFKTDAPELKK, encoded by the coding sequence ATGGGACGCCTAAAAGCATCATATAATTGGTTAACTAAAACTAAGTTAGGCTTTTTCACTGTAGTTGTTGTATTTTTTTGGATAAAAACATACTTAACTTATATAACTAAGTTTAATTTGGGTGTAGTTGGATCCATGCAAAAGTTTTTGCTGTTGATCAATCCACTGCCCACAGCTATTTTATTAATTGGAATTGGATTATTTTTTAAAGGTAGGAAATCCTACTGGATTATGGTCATAATTGATTTTCTTTTATCTCTTTGGCTATTTTCCAATATTTTGTATTATCGAGAATTTTCTGATTTCTTATCTACCTCTATCATTAAAACATCAGGTTCTACTTCTGATAATTTAGGAAAAAGTATTGCTGGAATTACAAAAGGTACTGATTTCCTAGTATTTTTGGATGTAGTCATTATTGTGCTGCTAATAGCTTTTAAAGTCTTTAAAATTGATATTCGACGTCTAAAGCTGAAAGTATCGCTTTTAATTGAAGGTTTGGCAGTAGTACTAATTGGTACTAACTTGACTATGGCTCAAAAGGATCGCTCTGGCTTATTAACTAGAACTTTTGATAATAACTACATTGTTAAGTATTTAGGCTTGAATGCTTTTGCTGTATATGATGGCGTGAAGACAGCACAAAATAATGCAATCATGGCAAAAGCGAACCATAGTGATTTAAAGACTGTTCAGTCTTACATCAAGAAAAATTATATTGCTCCAAATCCTGAATATTATGGTGTAGCAAAAAATAAAAATGTATTGGTTATTCACCTAGAGAGTTTCCAACAATTTTTAATTGACTACAAGTGGCAAGGAAAAGAAGTTACTCCTAATTTAAATAAGTTGTATCACGCAAATGATACGATTAGTTTTGACAATTTCTTTAATCAAGTAGGTCAAGGTAAAACTTCAGATGCTGAGATGATGCTAGAAAACTCTATTTTTGGCTTGCAATCAGGTTCAGCAATGTCAAGTTATGGAACTTCTAATACATTTGAAAGTGCACCAGCTATTTTAGGGCAAAAGAGCGGTTATACTAGTGCAGTAATGCATGGTGGTGCAGGTTCATTCTGGAATCGCGATAATGCATATAAGTCTTTTGGCTATGATTATTTTATGCCTTTATCTTATTACCAAAATAAAAAGGGCTATTATTTAGGATACGGAATTAAAGATAAACTATTTTTTGATCAATCTATTAAATATATAGAACACTTACCGCAACCATTTTATTTAAAGATGATTACTGTAACTAATCACTACCCATATGATTTAGACAAGAAGAATCAATCAATAGATAAAACTGATACTGGCGATAAGACTGTAGACGGATATGTCCAGACTGCTCATTATCTTGATGAAGCAATTGGGGAATTGATGAGCTACTTAAAGAAATCTGGATTAGAGAAAAATACATTAATTATGCTTTACGGTGACCACTATGGAATTTCTGGGAACCACCATAAAGCATCCGCTCAGTTGCTAAACAAAGATAGTTTTAATAACTTTGATAATCTTCAATTTCAGCGTGTACCATTAATGTTCCATATGCCAGGCCTTAAGGGTGGTATTAATCATACATATGGTGGCGAAATTGATGTGCGACCAACTCTATTTAACCTTTTAGGAATTAATGATCAAAATATGATTCAGTTTGGACATAGCCTTTTATCTAAGAATGCGCCACAAATTGTTGCTCAAAGAAACGGAGACTTTATTACTCCTAAATATAGTAAGGTAGAAGGAAGCTATTACTATACTCAATCAGGGAAACGTATAACGCATCCAAGTAAAAAAGTAAAAAGCCAATTAGCGTCGATTTCTAATACGGTGACAACAGAACTGTCATTATCAGATCGTGTAATAACAGGGAATCTTCTGCGCTTCTATAAGCCAGATGGCTTTGAATACGTAAAGAGAAAGAATTACTCTTATAAGAAATCTGATTCGCTAAAGCGGTTAAGAAAAGCAGAAAAGAAGAGCAAGAATAGTGTCTGGTATCAGAATGGCAAGAAAACAACGCAAAATGATTTTAAGACTGATGCTCCGGAACTAAAGAAGTAG
- a CDS encoding lysylphosphatidylglycerol synthase transmembrane domain-containing protein, whose translation MNKKHFIGMLIVLLISGFVIWQELKKTPIKALWGASKKLNISFLLLVLLVMILSYVCEAAIIWILEHRKGKPHRSAWSFFRIPIIQALFNAITPLSTGGQPSQLVAMIQMGIEGGRATSILLMKFIIYQICVLFAYVSTIIFGFHMVVTKFSGLALFILIGFILHVSSIIFLLAIMFAYNWTKNATNWIMDLLEKIMNKNTVEKWRKNTMEKIETFYAEGQNLKREKKKLIGASILTIGQLLCFYSIPYLILLALNLTPSWLEVTQMNIMIIMFMAIVPIPGASGGAEFSFQTLFSTFIHSNILLTLGMFLWRFTTYFFGMILGIFGWLFKPKKVKSH comes from the coding sequence ATGAACAAAAAACATTTTATAGGAATGCTGATTGTTCTTTTAATTAGTGGTTTTGTTATTTGGCAAGAACTAAAAAAGACACCGATTAAAGCCTTATGGGGGGCAAGTAAAAAGTTAAATATAAGCTTTTTGCTATTAGTTTTATTAGTGATGATTTTGTCTTATGTGTGTGAGGCCGCTATTATATGGATTTTAGAGCACAGAAAAGGGAAACCCCACCGCTCTGCATGGTCTTTTTTTAGAATTCCAATTATTCAAGCACTTTTTAATGCTATAACTCCCTTGTCTACTGGAGGACAACCCTCACAATTAGTAGCCATGATTCAAATGGGAATAGAAGGTGGCCGTGCTACGTCTATTTTGCTAATGAAATTTATAATTTATCAAATCTGTGTGTTGTTTGCCTATGTTTCAACAATTATTTTTGGCTTTCATATGGTAGTAACCAAATTTTCTGGCTTAGCGCTATTTATTCTAATTGGTTTTATACTTCATGTAAGTTCTATCATATTCCTCCTAGCAATTATGTTTGCCTATAATTGGACAAAAAATGCTACTAATTGGATCATGGATTTATTAGAAAAAATTATGAATAAAAACACTGTTGAAAAATGGCGTAAAAATACTATGGAAAAAATTGAAACCTTTTATGCAGAAGGCCAGAACTTAAAACGTGAAAAGAAAAAATTAATTGGTGCAAGTATTCTTACTATTGGTCAATTGCTGTGTTTCTATTCAATTCCATATTTGATTTTACTAGCTTTAAATCTAACTCCTTCTTGGTTGGAAGTTACGCAAATGAATATTATGATTATAATGTTTATGGCAATTGTTCCAATTCCAGGTGCATCTGGCGGTGCGGAATTTAGTTTTCAAACGCTATTTTCTACTTTTATCCATTCAAATATTCTATTAACATTAGGGATGTTTTTGTGGCGCTTTACCACTTACTTTTTTGGAATGATTCTAGGAATATTCGGTTGGCTATTTAAGCCTAAGAAAGTAAAAAGTCATTAA
- a CDS encoding glycosyltransferase family 4 protein, giving the protein MIRINMFSQADSVQGQGVGSAYKELVRLLRTRLVDDFYVTINKYGTSDLTHYHTINPTYFANSFLPSRGRKIGYVHFLPETLEGSVKLPEPAKSIFYKYVIDFYKRMDQIVVVNPIFIDKLVKYGINKDKVKYIPNFVAKSEFYEQSQVQKNAFRNKLNIPLDKFVIVGDGQVQERKGVDDFAKLAKANPDIQFIWAGGFSFGKMTDGYAHFKKLIDNPPKNLKFTGIVPREELVSYLNIADLFLLPSFDELFPMSVLEAFSCNTPVLLRDLELYQAIIDGYYMKGKNFDELNSQIKSLVSNPEKLKKYRSLSAKASQEYSEDHLAQIWHDFYMEQYEIGRKLGQIK; this is encoded by the coding sequence ATGATTAGAATTAATATGTTTTCCCAGGCTGATTCGGTTCAGGGACAAGGAGTGGGATCAGCGTATAAAGAGTTAGTTCGTTTACTTAGAACACGATTAGTAGATGATTTCTATGTAACTATTAATAAATATGGAACAAGTGATTTAACTCATTACCATACAATAAATCCCACTTACTTTGCTAATAGTTTTTTACCTAGTCGCGGTAGAAAAATTGGCTACGTTCATTTTTTACCAGAAACTTTAGAAGGTTCAGTTAAGTTACCTGAACCAGCAAAAAGTATCTTTTATAAATATGTGATTGATTTTTATAAGAGAATGGATCAGATAGTAGTAGTTAATCCTATTTTTATTGATAAATTGGTAAAGTATGGAATTAATAAGGATAAGGTAAAATATATTCCTAATTTTGTGGCTAAAAGCGAATTTTATGAGCAAAGTCAGGTGCAGAAAAACGCCTTTAGAAATAAGCTAAATATTCCTTTAGATAAATTTGTAATTGTCGGGGATGGACAAGTTCAAGAAAGAAAAGGTGTGGATGATTTTGCTAAATTAGCAAAAGCCAATCCAGATATTCAGTTTATTTGGGCCGGTGGTTTTTCATTTGGCAAAATGACTGATGGATATGCTCATTTTAAGAAACTGATTGATAATCCACCAAAAAATTTGAAATTTACTGGGATTGTTCCTCGTGAAGAGCTAGTTAGTTACTTAAATATTGCCGATTTGTTTTTACTACCATCTTTTGATGAGTTGTTCCCAATGTCTGTTTTAGAAGCTTTTTCATGCAATACACCTGTTTTATTGCGTGATTTAGAACTGTACCAGGCCATTATTGATGGATACTACATGAAAGGTAAAAATTTTGACGAGCTGAATTCTCAAATTAAATCTTTAGTATCAAATCCGGAAAAATTAAAAAAATACCGCAGTTTATCTGCTAAAGCTAGTCAAGAATATTCAGAAGATCATTTAGCTCAGATCTGGCATGATTTTTATATGGAACAGTACGAAATTGGTAGAAAGTTAGGACAAATTAAATAA